From Pseudomonas sp. LS1212, the proteins below share one genomic window:
- the rnhA gene encoding ribonuclease HI, which translates to MSDSVEIYTDGACKGNPGVGGWGALLVCKGVEKELWGGERETTNNRMELTAAIRGLEELKRACDVLLVTDSEYVMKGINEWMVNWKKRGWKTAAKQPVKNADLWQQLDEQVGRHKVTWKWVRGHTGHHGNERADLLANRGVDEVRGMR; encoded by the coding sequence ATGAGTGATAGCGTCGAGATCTACACCGATGGCGCCTGCAAAGGTAACCCGGGCGTGGGTGGTTGGGGTGCCCTGCTGGTGTGCAAGGGCGTAGAGAAAGAACTGTGGGGTGGCGAGCGCGAAACCACCAACAATCGCATGGAGTTGACGGCCGCGATTCGCGGTCTGGAAGAACTCAAGCGTGCCTGTGACGTGCTGCTGGTGACCGACTCCGAATATGTCATGAAAGGCATCAACGAGTGGATGGTCAACTGGAAGAAGCGCGGCTGGAAAACCGCGGCCAAGCAGCCGGTCAAGAATGCCGACCTGTGGCAGCAGCTCGATGAGCAGGTTGGCCGCCATAAAGTGACCTGGAAGTGGGTCCGCGGCCATACCGGTCACCACGGCAACGAGCGCGCCGACTTACTGGCCAATCGTGGCGTGGATGAAGTGAGGGGAATGCGATAG
- the gloB gene encoding hydroxyacylglutathione hydrolase has product MIQIDALPAFTDNYIWLLQDTASKRCAVVDPGDAQPVLDWLARHGDWQLSDILVTHHHHDHVGGVERLKNATGARVLGPAAENIPARDVALNDNDRATVLGLDFQIIAVPGHTLGHIAYYHGQTPAPLLFCGDTLFAAGCGRLFEGTPAQMHASLSRLAALPDNTLVYCTHEYTLSNLRFARAVEPDNPQVAQRFDDVTRLRAQDRITLPSNLALEKLTNPFLRAEETSVKEKIDERTSRSNPSPTSVFAALRAWKDTF; this is encoded by the coding sequence ATGATACAGATCGATGCCCTGCCCGCTTTCACTGACAACTACATCTGGTTGTTACAAGACACTGCAAGCAAACGCTGCGCAGTGGTCGACCCGGGCGACGCACAACCGGTGCTGGACTGGCTGGCCAGGCACGGCGACTGGCAGCTCAGCGACATTCTGGTCACCCATCACCATCATGATCACGTCGGCGGGGTCGAGCGCTTGAAAAACGCGACGGGCGCACGCGTGCTCGGGCCGGCGGCGGAAAACATTCCGGCAAGGGATGTGGCCTTGAACGACAACGACCGCGCCACTGTGCTGGGCCTGGATTTTCAGATCATCGCCGTGCCCGGGCATACCCTGGGTCACATCGCCTATTATCACGGGCAGACGCCAGCGCCCTTGCTGTTTTGCGGCGATACCCTGTTCGCCGCCGGTTGTGGCCGCTTGTTCGAAGGTACTCCGGCACAGATGCATGCGTCTCTGAGCCGGTTGGCCGCGTTGCCCGACAACACGCTGGTCTATTGCACCCATGAGTACACCCTGAGCAACCTTCGCTTCGCCAGGGCGGTGGAACCCGACAATCCGCAGGTTGCCCAACGCTTCGACGACGTTACCCGACTGCGCGCGCAAGATCGCATCACGTTGCCATCAAATCTAGCCCTGGAAAAGCTGACCAATCCCTTTCTTCGCGCCGAAGAAACATCTGTTAAAGAAAAAATAGACGAACGGACCTCCCGCTCAAACCCGTCTCCGACCTCTGTTTTTGCTGCCTTGCGCGCTTGGAAAGATACGTTCTAA
- a CDS encoding autoinducer binding domain-containing protein, with protein MRTITSSRKKLAERTYKGGLSMDAEFPVWEKFVQGELSRLNAGGESFGVFGNIARKLDFDYFAIEVFKVIPYMRPEIYVIGNYPEKWVRCYRASNYAVMDSRVQHCKISNEVFVWASDIFLKDPRLWGCSSECGLSFGLTFPSIRLREFSGYISLARRENDVSQCECECLQPKIKLLAREIIEKVSLGFMLQSTDLEFSGREKEVMRWTADGKTSEEISIILGVTVDAINFHQKNIQEKIGANNRVQAVAYAIAQGYI; from the coding sequence GTGCGCACTATTACCTCCAGTAGAAAAAAACTGGCTGAGCGTACGTATAAAGGTGGCTTGTCTATGGATGCGGAATTTCCAGTCTGGGAAAAATTTGTTCAAGGTGAACTCTCAAGGCTTAACGCGGGCGGAGAGTCTTTTGGTGTATTTGGAAATATTGCTCGAAAATTAGATTTTGATTATTTTGCCATTGAAGTGTTCAAGGTTATCCCATATATGCGTCCTGAAATATATGTGATTGGAAATTATCCCGAGAAGTGGGTGCGCTGTTATAGGGCGTCGAATTACGCTGTGATGGATTCTCGGGTGCAGCACTGCAAAATATCAAATGAAGTGTTTGTCTGGGCGTCTGATATTTTCCTCAAAGATCCTCGGTTGTGGGGCTGTTCAAGTGAGTGTGGGCTTTCGTTTGGTTTGACCTTTCCCTCTATCAGGTTGCGTGAGTTTTCTGGCTATATTTCTTTGGCGAGGAGGGAAAATGATGTAAGTCAATGTGAGTGTGAATGTCTTCAGCCGAAGATTAAATTGTTGGCTAGGGAGATTATAGAAAAAGTGTCTCTTGGCTTTATGTTGCAGTCTACTGATCTAGAGTTTTCTGGTAGGGAAAAAGAGGTTATGCGTTGGACAGCGGATGGGAAAACGTCAGAAGAAATAAGTATTATTTTAGGAGTGACGGTAGATGCGATAAATTTTCATCAGAAAAACATCCAAGAGAAGATCGGGGCAAATAACCGAGTGCAGGCAGTAGCCTATGCGATTGCTCAAGGCTATATTTGA
- a CDS encoding class I SAM-dependent methyltransferase → MTDKAFAQADPDWLELISLARDWFAGPLGQLLLHEEQRLLEDELGRFFGGYLVHYGPSAEPPPTARQVQRNVRLGAPLPGVEIVCEEQAWPLSEHAADVVVLQHGLDFSLSPHGLLREAASSVRPGGHLLIVGINPWSAWGLRHVFAHDALRKARCISASRVGDWLNLLGFALEKRRFGCYRPPLASPAWQARLEGWERMAGSWQSAGGGFYILVARKLVVGLRPLRQTRREPMGKLLPLPMAKVNRRHSEQ, encoded by the coding sequence ATGACCGATAAAGCGTTTGCACAGGCAGATCCTGACTGGCTGGAACTGATCAGCCTGGCCCGAGACTGGTTTGCCGGGCCCTTGGGGCAATTGTTGCTGCACGAAGAGCAGCGCCTGCTAGAGGATGAGTTGGGTCGGTTCTTCGGCGGTTATCTGGTGCATTACGGGCCCAGCGCCGAACCGCCACCCACCGCGCGCCAGGTGCAGCGCAATGTGCGCCTCGGGGCGCCGCTGCCGGGGGTCGAGATCGTCTGCGAGGAGCAGGCCTGGCCCCTGAGCGAGCACGCCGCCGATGTGGTGGTGCTGCAACATGGCCTGGATTTCAGCCTGTCGCCCCATGGCCTGCTGCGCGAGGCCGCCAGCAGTGTGCGGCCCGGCGGGCATCTGCTGATCGTCGGCATCAACCCCTGGAGCGCCTGGGGCCTGCGCCATGTGTTCGCGCACGACGCCCTGCGCAAGGCTCGCTGCATTTCCGCCTCGAGGGTCGGCGACTGGCTCAACTTGCTTGGTTTCGCACTGGAGAAACGTCGCTTCGGGTGCTATCGTCCGCCGCTTGCTTCGCCGGCCTGGCAGGCACGGCTTGAAGGCTGGGAGCGCATGGCTGGGAGCTGGCAAAGTGCCGGTGGTGGCTTCTATATATTAGTGGCACGCAAGCTGGTAGTGGGTTTGCGTCCACTGCGCCAGACCCGCCGCGAGCCCATGGGCAAACTGCTGCCGCTGCCGATGGCCAAGGTCAACCGGCGTCATTCCGAGCAATGA
- a CDS encoding transglycosylase SLT domain-containing protein: MPSLIRRTFNSDALTRLAQAIAVALTATLVGCQSSGHVQDSESVRAHNLSARVKQKPIIVPKPVAQAPQDVWERMRQGFKLQDGIAVNPRIEQQRLWFASNPSFLEGAGDRGSLYIHYIVERLEERDMPLELALLPAIESAYNPMAYSRSHAVGLWQFIPSTGRYYNLRQTSLYDGRRDITASTIAALDYLSRLHDMFNGDWLLALAAYNAGEGTVSRAIERNEKLGLPTDYWNLPLPQETKDYVPKLLALSQVVLAPEAYGVNLNPIANEPYFEVVRINDRLDLSRVAALAQIDEDELVQLNPAYKKRVTVDGPQQLLVPTAKAQLLTTSLSNMKPEELLSLKPKQRVFEEVASQAPARITAKRSYRVKPGDNLTTIAKANKVNVKDLQHWNQLSGKGLKAGQTLVMQDTSAGSRKKTTLYKVRKGDSLYLVAKRFNVEMQHLKRWNPRSGRALKPGQTLTVHLPH, encoded by the coding sequence ATGCCGTCACTTATACGCAGAACCTTCAATTCAGACGCATTGACGCGCTTGGCACAAGCCATCGCGGTTGCACTGACGGCCACTCTGGTCGGCTGTCAGAGCAGCGGTCACGTCCAGGATTCGGAGAGTGTTCGCGCGCACAATCTTTCGGCGCGGGTCAAGCAAAAGCCAATCATTGTGCCCAAGCCCGTGGCACAAGCGCCGCAGGACGTCTGGGAACGCATGCGACAGGGTTTCAAGCTGCAGGATGGCATAGCCGTCAACCCGCGCATCGAACAGCAACGCCTGTGGTTCGCCAGCAACCCGTCATTCCTCGAAGGCGCCGGCGACCGCGGCAGCCTCTACATCCATTACATCGTCGAGCGTCTTGAAGAACGCGACATGCCGCTGGAACTGGCCCTGCTGCCAGCCATCGAGAGCGCCTACAACCCGATGGCCTATTCGCGCAGCCACGCGGTCGGCCTATGGCAGTTCATCCCGTCCACCGGGCGTTACTACAACCTGCGCCAGACCAGCCTCTATGACGGCCGGCGCGACATCACCGCCTCGACCATCGCCGCGCTGGATTACCTGAGCCGCCTGCACGACATGTTCAACGGCGACTGGTTGCTGGCCCTGGCCGCCTACAATGCCGGCGAAGGCACCGTCAGCCGTGCCATCGAACGCAACGAAAAGCTCGGGCTGCCGACCGACTACTGGAACCTGCCGCTGCCGCAGGAAACCAAGGACTACGTCCCCAAGCTGCTGGCCCTGTCCCAGGTGGTCCTGGCGCCGGAAGCCTATGGTGTAAACCTCAACCCGATCGCCAACGAACCCTACTTCGAAGTGGTCAGGATCAACGATCGCCTGGACCTTTCGCGGGTTGCCGCACTGGCCCAGATCGACGAAGACGAGCTGGTCCAGCTCAACCCGGCCTACAAGAAACGCGTGACGGTAGACGGCCCGCAGCAATTGCTGGTACCAACGGCCAAGGCGCAGCTGCTGACCACCAGCCTTTCGAACATGAAGCCCGAGGAACTGCTGAGCCTCAAGCCCAAGCAACGGGTATTCGAGGAAGTGGCCAGTCAGGCGCCTGCCAGGATCACCGCCAAGCGCAGCTATCGGGTCAAGCCGGGCGACAACCTGACCACGATCGCCAAGGCCAACAAGGTCAACGTCAAGGACCTGCAGCACTGGAACCAGCTCTCCGGCAAGGGCCTGAAAGCCGGCCAGACCCTGGTCATGCAGGACACCAGCGCCGGCAGCAGGAAGAAAACCACCCTGTACAAGGTACGCAAGGGCGATTCTCTGTACCTGGTCGCCAAGCGCTTCAATGTCGAGATGCAACACCTCAAGCGCTGGAACCCACGCAGTGGCCGCGCCTTGAAGCCCGGCCAGACACTCACCGTCCACCTGCCGCATTGA